A genomic window from Salvia miltiorrhiza cultivar Shanhuang (shh) chromosome 5, IMPLAD_Smil_shh, whole genome shotgun sequence includes:
- the LOC130986754 gene encoding phenolic glucoside malonyltransferase 1-like, protein MAIKIVELWSVSPTDGGAAEQTLPLVYFDMIWLHSPPADTLYFYDSKYSESYFFNTVAVKLKHSLSIALKYFLPFASNIIFPLTSPAMPLSRYTAGDSVALTIATSDADFANLTSNRSRVADEFHQFVPEMRPAVYSSDDVKFSAIAIQVTLFPNKGICIGFRDHHAVCDAASLFGFLRTWASIHKSNGDTNLAQDSLPFYDRSRVQDASKLASVIWEQVKASRPTVLQTNSLPLHKVRASFILSDAEIKKLKKFAKMKNPSASTFVVVCAHLWSCLAESAAAAGEEVDDNETEYLTSAVDCRARLNPPLPDTYFGNCLVFLRARSSHGRLKGDGGFAAAVEAIAAAVREAVDGNGGRGVLDGFENQLQSDVELKGKRVTRIAGSPWLDPCGADYGWGRSIKYEGVHTDYDGAVNLCMAPRGGGVEVGLSMPKLKIDAFAAIFKEKIFINSNL, encoded by the coding sequence ATGGCCATCAAAATTGTAGAGCTTTGGTCCGTCTCACCGActgacggcggcgccgccgagCAAACGCTCCCACTTGTATATTTTGACATGATATGGCTTCACTCTCCTCCCGCCGATACCCTCTATTTCTACGATTCCAAATACTCGGAATCTTATTTCTTCAACACGGTTGCCGTAAAACTCAAACACTCCCTCTCCATCGCTCTCAAATATTTTCTGCCATTCGCATCAAACATCATCTTCCCCCTCACCTCCCCCGCCATGCCCCTTTCCCGATACACCGCCGGAGACTCCGTCGCCCTCACAATCGCCACGTCCGATGCCGACTTCGCCAATCTCACGTCGAATCGTTCTAGGGTTGCCGACGAATTCCATCAATTCGTCCCGGAAATGCGGCCGGCGGTTTATTCCTCCGACGACGTCAAATTCAGCGCCATCGCTATTCAAGTGACCTTGTTTCCGAATAAGGGCATCTGCATCGGCTTCAGAGACCATCACGCCGTATGCGACGCCGCAAGCCTCTTCGGCTTCTTGCGCACATGGGCGTCCATCCACAAATCCAACGGCGACACAAATTTAGCCCAAGATTCGCTGCCCTTCTACGACCGAAGTCGTGTTCAAGATGCCAGCAAACTCGCCTCAGTTATTTGGGAGCAAGTGAAGGCGAGTAGACCCACTGTTTTACAAACCAATTCTTTGCCTTTACATAAAGTCCGAGCAAGTTTCATCCTAAGCGATGCAGAAATCAAGAAACTCAAGAAGTTTGCCAAGATGAAGAATCCCAGCGCATCGACTTTCGTGGTGGTGTGCGCCCATCTCTGGAGCTGCCTAGCCGAGTCCGCGGCTGCTGCCGGAGAGGAGGTGGACGACAACGAGACCGAGTACTTAACTTCTGCGGTGGATTGCCGCGCGCGGCTTAATCCGCCATTGCCGGATACTTACTTCGGCAACTGCTTGGTATTCCTGCGGGCAAGATCCAGTCATGGAAGGCTGAAAGGGGATGGTGGCTTTGCAGCAGCTGTGGAGGCGATCGCTGCTGCAGTTCGCGAGGCTGTGGATGGAAACGGCGGCAGAGGGGTCTTGGATGGTTTCGAGAATCAGCTGCAAAGTGATGTGGAGTTGAAGGGGAAGCGCGTGACTCGGATAGCAGGATCACCATGGCTAGATCCTTGCGGAGCAGATTATGGATGGGGAAGATCAATCAAGTATGAAGGTGTTCATACAGATTATGATGGAGCAGTTAATCTTTGTATGGCGCCAAGAGGTGGAGGAGTCGAGGTCGGCTTGTCCATGCCAAAGCTTAAAATAGATGCTTTTGCAGCTATCTTTAAGGAAAAAATATTCATCAATAGCAACTTGTGA
- the LOC131025664 gene encoding uncharacterized protein LOC131025664, giving the protein MSGSSKSNLLYDCEIEKTAKKLRKEAKARKLLDLLDSQSDLAVRTEQLVEKKPGAVAADEVLFAQTDHDSETKADCEEETDSISVASTESDMADDPRLFRRLVDSCPNHKFSEGDLLQYFYQGMTVDTKNLVNSASGGGFSQNTMSEAKRLIQHLVEAMREYEEPRIQLLKKAAQASSSDFEAKFEERIGRMERLLNTVVEKVASAGQPMEKPCGACGNLGHTSLQCTGGGEEYQAQANSSHNFYSCIEPLLSLPKRDQYPEPKQPPTMQQPQQKNYRPPHQRMGYQAPPVPQPVQEKQGKSLEEMMAELIGNQQFLQDNVQQLQQSQAEQKVQIEGLARQVSQLATSVNQLKGHQGKLPSQVQLNPRENISMITLRSGKELNEPTIQNTMSGLSKDFGAESQLQQSENYGEEIDSAAQNTDTSGLAKQNGNPTAVQKGKEAEHKLVEGEQSKVHTPSSLHDPEIEIPVPFPRRLAKKKPEEDLIDFMKIFGKLEINLPFLQTLKLPQLSKFLKDFIVGMSKKSGKIVMSENVSAVIRKELPPKCKDPDTRVVIQLADGSCVHPEGLLENVLVSVNNFIYPADFYVVRMSGVQSKGSSGVLLSRPFLRTAKSIIDVSNGTICLDYHGEKYTFSIDDAMKTPNDAENAYSIDVTDPFVQEHLETKSVQDKFLHVDPKLAGSGHTVTPQFLK; this is encoded by the exons atgagtGGATCGTCCAAGTCGAACCTCCTCTACGAttgtgaaattgagaagaccgcgAAGAAGTTAAGGAAGGAGGCGAAGGCGAGGAAGTTACTGGATCTGCTGGATTCACAGTCCGACCTTGCTGTTCGAACGGAACAGTTAGTCGAGAAGAAGCCTGGTGCTGTAGCTGCTGACgaggttctgtttgcccaaacagaccacgaCTCAGAGACAAAAGCAGACTGTGAAGAGGAAACCGACTCGATTTCGGTTGCAAGTACTGAGAgcgacatggctgacgatcctagact ATTTAGGAGATTGGTGGATAGTTGCCCAAATCACAAGTTTTCTGAGGGTGACTTGTTGCAATATTTCTACCAAGGGATGACCGTTGACACTAAGAATTTGGTGAACTCAGCAAGTGGAGGGGGATTTTCCCAAAACACAATGAGTGAAGCCAAAAGACTAATTCAACACTTAGTGGAAGCCATGAGGGAGTATGAGGAGCCGCGCattcaactgctcaagaaagcCGCTCAAGCAAGTTCGTCAGATTTTGAGGCTAAGTTTGAAGAGAGGATAGGCAGAATGGAAAGATTGCTCAATACCGTGGTAGAGAAGGTGGCAAGCGCTGGACAACCGATGGAGAAACCATGTGGAGCATGTGGCAACTTAGGCCACACGAGCTTGCAGTGCACAGGGGGTGGGGAAGAATATCAAGCCCAAGCGAATTCTTCCCACAATTTTTACAGCTGCATTGAACCACTGCTCtctttgcccaaacgggacca ATATCCCGAACCGAAGCAGCCACCAACGATGCAGCAGCCGCAACAGAAAAACTACCGTCCTCCTCATCAAAGGATGGGATATCAGGCACCACCAGTTCCTCAGCCCGTTCAGGAAAAGCAAGGCAAATCtcttgaggagatgatggcggaaTTGATTGGCAACCAACAGTTTTTGCAAGACAATGTGCAACAGCTTCAACAATCTCAGGCAGAGCAAAAAGTGCAGATAGAGGGGTTAGCTCGTCAAGTGTCTCAGCTCGCAACGtccgtgaatcaactcaagggccATCAAGGCAAATTACCATCGCAAGTCCAATTGAATCCGAGGGAGAACATTAGTATGATTACTTTGAGGAGTGGCAAGGAGTTGAATGAGCCCACAATCCAGAATACAATGAGTGGCTTGAGCAAGGACTTTGGAGCAGAATCGCAGCTGCAGCAATCCGAAAATTATGGAGAGGAAATCGATTCTGCTGCCCAGAATACAGATACGTccggtttggccaaacagaacgGTAATCCGACAGCTGTGCAGAAAGGAAAAGAGGCAGAACACAAGTTGGTTGAGGGAGAGCAGTCTAAGGTTCATACACCTTCGAGTCTACATGATCCCGAGATCGAGATACCTGTTCCCTTTCCTAGGAGGTTAGCAAAGAAGAAGCCGGAGGAGGATCTCATCGATTTTATGAAGATATTTGGGAAGTTGGAGATCAATCTTCCATTCCTCCAAACACTCAAACTCCCTCAGTTGAGCAAGTTTCTGAAGGACTTCATCGTTGGAATGTCTAAAAAATCTGGAAAAATTGTGATGAGCGAGAACGTGTCAGCAGTGATACGAAAAGAGTTGCCgcccaaatgcaaggatccag ATACTAGAGTTGTGATTCAGTTAGCCGATGGGTCATGTGTGCATCCCGAGGGTTTACTTGAGAATGTTCTTGTGAGTGTAAACAACTTTATTTATCCTGCCGATTTCTATGTGGTGAGGATGAGTGGAGTGCAATCCAAGGGGTCATCGGGAGTCCTTTTAAGTCGTCCGTTCCTAAGGACTGCAAAGTCAATCATAGATGTTAGTAATGGCACGATTTGTCTAGACTATCATGGGGAAAAATATACTTTTAGTATTGATGATGCCATGAAAACTCCCAATGATGCTGAAAATGCTTATTCTATTGATGTGACTGACCCTTttgtccaagaacatcttgagactaaatctgtgcaGGACAAATTTCTTCATGTTGACCCAAAACTCGCAGGTTCTGGACAtactgtcacaccccaattcttgaaataa